The following nucleotide sequence is from Acidovorax radicis.
TTTCGGTATCGGCGCGGGCTTCTACCTGGACGCCACCCAGGCTCCGTGGCGCCCCCACTGGCGCATGGAAAGCTACCTCATCCGGGAATTGCTGCCCCTGGTCACCCAGCACCTGCCCATCGATGCGCAGCGCCTGGGTATCTTTGGCCACTCCATGGGCGGCCATGGAGCCCTCACGCTGGCGTTGCGGCACCCCGGCCTGTTCAAGACGGTATCGGCCTTCGCCCCCATCTGCGCCCCGAGCCAGTGCCCCTGGGGCGAAAAGGCCTTCACCGGCTATCTGGGCGCAGACCGCACCGCATGGGGCGAATACGACGCCACCGTGCTGATGCAAAACCAGCCCATGGCCCCTTACCCCGATGGCATCCTGATTGACCAGGGCCTGGCTGACCAGTTTCTGGCGCAACAGTTGCACCCCCATCTGTTTGAAGAAGCCTGCGCCCACATCGGTCAGCCCCTCACGCTACGCCGCCACGCGGGTTATGACCACGGCTACTACTTCATTCAGACGTTCATGGAGGACCACCTGGCCCACCATGCACGCATGGTTCGTGGTGCAGCGTTAACGCAGTCTTAAGCATCAGCCCCCACACTACCCGCCATGTTTTCAACCCTGCGGCGCATGCTGCCTTCGCCGTTCCTGGCTTCGCCCCCCGGCACAGAGCCTTCCTCCCCCAAAACCACCCCTACCCGCCGTC
It contains:
- the fghA gene encoding S-formylglutathione hydrolase, which gives rise to MTGTLELLSTQACHGGMQNFYQHASREIGLPMKFSVYLPPQAPAQAGDKIPALLYLAGLTCNEETFMIKAGAQRLAAEMGMALIAPDTSPRGPAVQSIDGASASWDFGIGAGFYLDATQAPWRPHWRMESYLIRELLPLVTQHLPIDAQRLGIFGHSMGGHGALTLALRHPGLFKTVSAFAPICAPSQCPWGEKAFTGYLGADRTAWGEYDATVLMQNQPMAPYPDGILIDQGLADQFLAQQLHPHLFEEACAHIGQPLTLRRHAGYDHGYYFIQTFMEDHLAHHARMVRGAALTQS